In Nicotiana tabacum cultivar K326 chromosome 19, ASM71507v2, whole genome shotgun sequence, one DNA window encodes the following:
- the LOC107775769 gene encoding uncharacterized protein LOC107775769 — protein MGKDEDIHQGGGNVFSSLGFKSWQKKKRFGIHVGKSSSIHNHAKRKCKDLLKQKQSIQTSFDRQSSQTKLEYKIRLKASIEVVRNLDITAMDGPILNKRVSPVRLLLTQGLEFRGHREDELSLNKGNFLEILSWYAERCDKICDLVLKKAPKNDQLTSHKIQKDIIIACKIETVKAIMDDLNGDFFALLVDESCDVLRKEQLPIVLRYVNRCGSMVEHFIAIVHVRNTSTLCLKEVIVDYLAQHSLSLSYVHGQCYDGASNMQGDLRGLKTLIQQESKSSYFIHCFAHQLQLTLVAVSKKCLEMGELVLLVSNVLNIVGGSFKCMDDLRESQAEKVQEALDMGELETDKGLNQELGLARAADTRWGSHYKSFKNFISMFGSIINVLDTIVVDARALEERAKAKGYLNTCQTFEVAFMLHLMRDVLGITNELNTSLQKKEQDIANAILLVEVAKKRLQKLREEECDSLIDKVSAFCVKYNILIPNFDDFYVNSGRSRRKVANYTILHHYRVGIFFKIIDWQVQELNARFNEVTMNLLVGVACLNPVDSFSNFDINKILIMAELYPDDFDENIMVTLKNQLETYIVDVRDVDERFSNLQGLVDLFETLVKTKKHLNYPFVFRLVKFALLLPVATATVERTFSAIKLIKSELRN, from the exons ATGGGGAAAG ATGAAGACATTCATCAAGGTGGAGGCAATGTATTTTCAAGTTTAGGATTTAAGAGTTGGCAAAAAAAGAAGAGATTCGGTATTCATGTTGGTAAGTCGAGCAGTATTCATAATCATGCAAAAAGGAAATGTAAAGATCTCTTAAAACAAAAACagtcaattcaaacttcatttgaTAGGCAATCCAGTCAAACCAAGCTCGAATACAAAATTCGCTTGAAGGCTTCAATTGAGGTTGTTAGAAATTTGGATATTACTGCTATGGATGGTCCGATACTGAATAAACGAGTATCTCCTGTGAGACTCCTATTGACTCAAGGGTTGGAATTTCGTGGACATCGTGAAGATGAATTATCATTAAACAAGGGTAACTTTCTTGAGATTCTTTCATGGTATGCAGAGAGGTGCGATAAAATTTGTGATCTTGTGTTGAAAAAGGCTCCAAAGAATGATCAGTTGACCTCTCATAAAATTCAAAAAGACATTATCATTGCATGTAAAATTGAAACAGTTAAAGCAATTATGGACGATCTAAATGGAGACTTTTTTGCATTGCTAGTTGATGAATCATGTGATGTATTACGCAAAGAGCAATTACCTATTGTCTTGCGATATGTTAATAGATGTGGATCTATGGTGGAGCATTTTATTGCGATCGTTCATGTTCGTAATACTAGTACTTTATGTTTAAAGGAAGTAATTGTTGATTACCTTGCTCAACATTCTTTGAGTTTATCTTATGTGCATGGGCAGTGCTATGATGGAGCAAGCAACATGCAAGGGGATTTACGTGGCCTCAAAACTTTGATTCAACAAGAAAGTAAATCTTCTTATTTCATTCATTGTTTTGCACACCAACTTCAATTGACTCTTGTTGCGGTATCCAAAAAGTGTCTTGAAATGGGAGAACTTGTATTGTTGGTTTCTAATGTATTAAATATAGTGGGAGGTTCTTTTAAATGTATGGATGATCTTCGAGAATCTCAAGCAGAAAAAGTTCAAGAGGCATTAGACATGGGTGAACTTGAAACTGATAAGGGTTTGAATCAAGAACTTGGTCTTGCCAGAGCTGCCGATACTCGTTGGGGTTCGCACTACAAATCTTTTAAGAACTTTATTTCTATGTTTGGCTCAATTATTAATGTTCTTGATACTATCGTTGTTGATGCCCGAGCTTTAGAAGAAAGAGCTAAGGCAAAGGGATATCTTAACACTTGTCAAACATTTGAGGTTGCTTTCATGTTGCACCTAATGAGAGACGTTTTGGGGATCACAAATGAGCTTAATACATCCTTACAAAAAAAGGAGCAAGATATTGCAAATGCTATTCTACTTGTTGAAGTGGCAAAGAAACGGTTGCAAAAGCTAAGAGAAGAAGAATGTGATTCACTTATTGATAAGGTGTCTGCATTTTGTGTCAAGTATAATATTTTGATACCAAACTTTGATGACTTCTATGTTAACTCCGGAAGATCTCGACGTAAAGTTGCTAATTATACTATTTTACATCACTATCGTGTTGGTATATTTTTTAAGATTATTGATTGGCAAGTTCAAGAACTCAATGCTCGTTTTAATGAGGTGACAATGAACTTGCTTGTTGGAGTAGCTTGCTTAAATCCAGTTGATTCATTTTCTAATTTTGACATAAACAAGATATTGATAATGGCTGAATTGTATCCTGACGATTTTGATGAGAATATAATGGTTACACTCAAGAATCAACTTGAAACTTATATTGTTGATGTTCGTGATGTTGATGAAAGGTTCTCAAATCTACAAGGACTTGTTGATCTTTTTGAAACACTAGTTAAGACAAAGAAGCATTTGAATTATCCATTTGTGTTTCGCCTTGTGAAATTTGCTTTGCTTCTACCAGTTGCCACTGCTACAGTTGAAAGAACTTTCTCGGCGATCAAGTTGATCAAGAGTGAATTGCGAAACTGA